Proteins encoded together in one Porites lutea chromosome 2, jaPorLute2.1, whole genome shotgun sequence window:
- the LOC140926313 gene encoding uncharacterized protein, whose amino-acid sequence MSLSRKKRPFPAGDLKPGPVEKKSPTFYSSLKAWILKNYERSEKSDTVLLDEIKERVLHEGFDGTSESSVSIVIYVSRAIAELFEMKSVRKRLKMGDKKVRTRVFQGLRKRIETLTQTKANTWSHMYTNAQQLAKPGWSVVKHTPDSMSFVRVENVRFDNQTVITDINLRKESGKIITNISYQKRQMARGDIDSMEKIFHAESIQAKIKLWMDYIDRSYVCQGFVVKETDEVHGDPVSKHSVTYAEDGIEETQMRGFSSNCKLLSNSKGECCSICSKTKDNLRRKHSRQEECRDRPLIPQSCNHKYMSREQLLFKVEHLQKLRTAENKKREKIQTEMLEVDVEDHEDLFSILKNVEKKDVPDDMLLFWEEQKKILETPNNRRYRWHPKIMKLCIELYVKNPHVLDTLREVIYLPSNRAIRYHKNKGGQWPGWNANMLKLCMEEAKKNNLKPEDYWGGFVLDEMTIQEDIELVIKDGKHHLSGFVELGKIHSDMEALSGKADEPKMATHVLQFYFLGDSGFRFPIAQFPSGGCTASTLYFIFWEGVKKMLETGFTVYYCILDGAEVNRQFIKLHFADVTEAIKDKFMTPNIYNGNFPMIFIMDPKNGNAC is encoded by the exons ATGTCGCTATCAAGGAAGAAACGTCCTTTTCCTGCTGGAGACTTAAAACCTGGtcctgtagaaaaaaaaagtccaacCTTCTATTCCTCCTTGAAAGCTTG GATTCTGAAAAACTATGAAAGGAGCGAGAAAAGCGATACAGTATTGCTCGACGAAATCAAAGAACGAGTTCTTCATGAAGGTTTTGACGGGACTTCAGAGTCGTCTGTTAGTATTGTTATATATGTCAGCCGAGCAATCGCGGAACTATTCGAAATGAAGAGCGTCAGAAAGCGCTTGAAGATGGGTGATAAAAAGGTGCGTACTAGAGTATTCCAGGGCCTCAGAAAAAGAATTGAAACTCTGACGCAAACGAAAGCCAACACTTGGAGCCATATGTACACAAATGCTCAGCAGCTCGCCAAACCCGGGTGGAGTGTTGTCAAACATACGCCAGACTCGATGAGCTTCGTTCGCGTTGAAAATGTCCGCTTTGACAATCAGACTGTGATTACTGACATTAACCTGCGCAAAGAATCTGGCAAAATCATCACCAACATCAGTTACCAGAAGCGGCAAATGGCCAGGGGGGATATCGATTCCATGGAGAAAATATTTCATGCAGAGTCCATACAGGCCAAAATAAAACTTTGGATGGACTACATTGATAGAAGTTATGTCTGCCAGGGTTTCGTAGTGAAAGAAACAGACGAGGTTCATGGGGACCCAGTATCAAAGCACTCTGTTACATACGCTGAGGATGGTATCGAAGAAACACAGATGAGAGGGTTTTCTTCTAATTGCAAACTCCTGTCCAACAGTAAAGGGGAATGCTGTTCCATCTGCAGCAAAACTAAAGATAATCTTAGAAGAAAACACTCTCGTCAGGAAGAATGCAGGGATAGACCCCTTATTCCACAGAGCTGCAACCACAAGTACATGTCAAGGGAGCAGCTCCTCTTTAAAGTCGAACATCTACAGAAACTGCGAACAGCAGAGAAtaagaagagagagaaaattCAGACCGAGATGCTAGAAGTTGACGTGGAAGACCATGAGGACTTGTTCAGCATTCTGAAAAATGTTGAGAAGAAAGACGTGCCTGATGACATGCTCCTGTTTTGGGAGgaacaaaaaaagattttggAAACACCAAACAACAGACGTTACAGATGGCATCCTAA aaTCATGAAACTTTGTATTGAACTCTATGTCAAAAATCCGCATGTGCTTGACACACTTCGTGAGGTTATCTACCTGCCAAGTAATCGGGCAATAAG ATACCACAAGAATAAGGGAGGACAATGGCCAGGCTGGAATGCCAACATGCTTAAGTTATGCATGGAAGAAGCAAAAAAGAATAACCTCAAGCCAGAGGATTACTGGGGAGGGTTTGTCCTTGATGAGATGACAATCCAG GAGGACATAGAGCTGGTCATCAAAGACGGCAAACATCACTTGAGCGGTTTTGTTGAACTGGGAAAGATCCACTCTGACATGGAAGCATTGTCAG GAAAGGCAGATGAACCTAAGATGGCAACACATGTCCTGCAATTTTACTTCCTGGGAGATAGTGGGTTCAGGTTTCCGATCGCACAGTTTCCATCTGGTGGCTGTACTGCTAGTacactgtattttattttctggGAAGGAGTCAAAAAGATGCTTGAAACTGGATTTAC GGTGTATTATTGTATACTTGATGGTGCAGAAGTGAACCGCCAATTCATTAAGCTGCACTTTGCTGATGTAACTGAAGCCATAAAAGACAAGTTTATGACCCCAAATATCTATAATGGCAATTTCCCCATGATTTTCATAATGGATCCCAAG AATGGCAATGCATGctaa
- the LOC140926314 gene encoding atrial natriuretic peptide receptor 1-like — MAPSYIIGSIHTKTNTRYFLRSYEEIHLCVMLPMTGRWPIGMRIAAAVPMAIFDITNDSTLLPGYNITYNIVDSSCEPEKGLRGMVAFKTADLFIGPACSVVAEPTALLAKIWNKPIVTYAASSNKFINKYIYSTLSTITAYARRSEKYTPKIVLQILKEFDWNILAIVSSSEVEWKTMAEKIRATIEPNAKVSMFENYDNKYPQFERILQKGKEVSRVFLILCYINEVLDIMKTAERLGMTKGDYAFITLDLNTDMFYKDGQWSGNEGKGSNFPTELNGIIDLSVYRPEIYEEFKMRYNTMKNTLDPFIISKLYPKVSWYSSFLYDAVYLYSLAVNDTLTDGCDVTNTTEIITRMFNRHFYGKSGHVFMENGTRVPQFVVGNLQDGSYQFIGNKTKIFRNSTGPIYHQLHLFAKSKITWPGGSSNAPLSEPLCGFTGENCSEDSTDTLVLILGIVGACLLVLIIFVLLICVRRRAKGKESIHTKWMINYNEIEPADDTEDHPMVLNNLHHRSTQGSEFNVLPSAPSARLMSDGGFLQRRLSKGIYRGKSVLVKKVSEGISHLTENMKIEIRQACEIRHVNLNPYVGICAEFPDVLIVSEYCAKGSLQDILLNETIKLDWTFRMSFASDIARGMEELHKTSIGCHGNLKSTNVLVDSYWICKVADHGLHSFRENKLITEERLQCQSALFWTAPEHLRSTADIGKSQLGDVYSYGIMLQEIALREKPFSTSLLCTKEILYYVRKSIQPHCRPQVPPDSATRPYIDLMKICWDESPERRPTFSGILKILKKINNGKTISVIDNMLSMMEKYTNNLESLVNERTKQLQCEKTKTDELLHKMLPRSIAEQLKAGLEVKAEQYDNVTIFYSDIDEFSNITSVSSPIQVITLLNDLHSLYDTVMTRYDVYKVETSSDSCLVVSGLPERNGNKHAGHIARMSLRLVTYLKEFKISHLPGRTLQFRIGIHSGPCVAGVVGLKKPRYEIFGEIVNIAKQLEESCAAQRIHVSSSCKLILDDLGSFHLEERGLVKIKGLGETKTFYLTETHGNIKQKMTTP, encoded by the exons ATGGCACCTAGCTACATCATTGGTTCAATTCATACTAAGACTAATACGCGCTATTTTCTACGCTCTTATGAAG aaatcCACCTTTGTGTCATGCTACCAATGACAGGACGTTGGCCAATCGGAATGAGAATAGCTGCAGCTGTTCCCATGGCAATATTTGACATCACAAATGACTCAACTCTGCTACCAGGATATAATATTACGTACAACATCGTAGACAGCTCGTGTGAACCCGAGAAAGGTCTTCGCGGGATGGTCGCGTTTAAAACAGCTGATTTGTTTATTGGGCCCGCGTGCTCTGTAGTGGCGGAACCAACGGCACTACTAGCAAAAATATGGAACAAGCCTATTGTAACTTATGCTGCATCCTCAAATAAAttcatcaataaatatatttacagCACGCTAAGTACAATCACTGCTTATGCTCGAAGAAGTGAGAAATATACTCCAAAGATTGTGCTTCAGATCCTGAAAGAGTTCGACTGGAATATTCTGGCCATCGTAAGTTCATCTGAAGTGGAATGGAAAACAATGGCTGAAAAAATTAGAGCCACCATTGAGCCTAATGCAAAAGTTTCTATGTTTGAAAATTACGATAATAAATATCCACAGTTTGAGAGAATCTTGCAGAAGGGAAAAGAAGTGTCACGGG tttttcttATCCTCTGTTACATAAATGAAGTTCTTGACATCATGAAAACAGCTGAACGGTTGGGTATGACTAAAGGAGATTATGCTTTTATAACACTTGATTTGAATACCGACATGTTTTATAAAGACGGTCAATGGTCTGGAAACGAAGGGAAAGGCTCTAATTTCCCAACTGAGCTCAACGGCATAATAGACCTTAGCGTTTACCGTCCTGAGATTTATGAAGAGTTTAAAATGAGGTACAACACGATGAAAAACACTCTCGATCCTTTCATCATATCAAAATTATATCCCAAG GTTTCTTGGTATTCCTCGTTTCTGTATGATGCCGTCTACCTGTATTCTCTGGCTGTAAATGACACTTTAACCGACGGATGTGACGTCACGAATACAACTGAGATTATTACACGCATGTTTAATAGACATTTCTACG GAAAGTCAGGTCATGTATTTATGGAAAATGGCACCCGAGTTCCTCAGTTTGTCGTTGGTAACCTTCAAGATGGCTCGTACCAGTTCATCggaaacaaaaccaaaatattTCGTAACAGTACGGGACCGATTTACCACCAGCTTCACCTCTTTGCCAAGTCAAAAATCACGTGGCCTGGCGGGTCAAGTAATGCACCCCTCAGTGAGCCTTTGTGTGGTTTTACAGGAGAGAATTGTAGTGAGGATAGCACAG ATACTCTCGTTCTCATTCTTGGCATAGTTGGAGCTTGTCTTCTAGTTCTCATCATTTTTGTTCTCCTGATCTGCGTAAGAAGACGCGCCAAAGGGAAAGAGAGTATTCATACAAAATGGATGATAAACTACAACGAGATTGAACCGGCAGATGACACTGAAGACCATCCCATGGTTCTTAACAACCTGCATCAC CGTAGTACCCAAGGCTCCGAGTTCAATGTTCTGCCATCTGCGCCTTCTGCAAGGCTTATGAGTGATGGTGGATTTCTTCAGAGAAGACTTTCTAAGGGAATTTATCGA GGAAAATCTGTTTTAGTGAAGAAAGTTTCTGAAGGAATATCGCACCTGACAGAAAATATGAAGATTGAAATACGCCAG GCATGTGAAATTCGGCACGTGAACCTTAACCCATATGTAGGAATATGTGCTGAGTTTCCCGATGTCTTGATCGTTTCTGAGTACTGTGCTAAAGGAAGCCTTCAG GATATTTTATTAAATGAAACTATTAAGCTGGACTGGACTTTCAGGATGTCATTTGCTTCAGATATCGCTCGA GGGATGGAAGAACTACATAAAACTTCAATAGGTTGCCATGGTAATTTGAAGTCCACCAATGTGCTGGTTGACAGTTATTGGATCTGTAAGGTGGCCGATCACGGACTCCACAGTTTTAGAGAAAATAAGCTAATAACAGAGGAGAGATTACAATGTCAATCCG CTTTGTTTTGGACTGCGCCTGAGCATTTACGAAGTACCGCTGACATTGGAAAGTCGCAGCTAGGAGACGTTTACAGTTATGGGATCATGCTACAAGAGATCGCACTAAGAGAAAAGCCTTTCTCTACCTCACTCCTTTGTACAAAAG AAATTCTTTATTACGTGCGCAAAAGCATCCAACCGCATTGTAGGCCCCAGGTTCCCCCGGACAGCGCTACGCGACCATATATCGATCTCATGAAGATTTGCTGGGATGAAAGCCCTGAGAGAAGACCTACATTCAGCGGGATTCTTAAGATTCTGAAAAAGATCAACAACGGAAA GACAATCTCAGTTATAGACAACATGCTGTCGATGATGGAAAAATACACCAACAATCTGGAGTCCCTCGTAAATGAACGAACAAAGCAACTGCAATGCGAGAAAACCAAAACAGACGAACTTCTTCACAAGATGCTACCAAG GAGTATCGCCGAGCAACTCAAAGCGGGACTTGAAGTGAAGGCAGAACAATATGATAACGTTACAATATTTTACAGTGACATCGACGAATTCTCCAACATAACGTCGGTCAGCTCTCCAATTCAG GTTATAACGCTGCTTAACGATCTCCACTCATTATATGACACTGTGATGACGAGATATGATGTTTACAAG GTTGAAACAAGCAGCGATTCGTGTTTGGTTGTGTCTGGTCTTCCAGAGAGGAATGGAAATAAACACGCTGGACACATAGCCAGGATGTCTTTGCGTTTGGTAACATATCTTAAGGAATTTAAAATTAGCCATCTACCAGGAAGAACTCTACAGTTTAGAATTGGTATCCATTCAG GTCCCTGTGTGGCGGGTGTGGTAGGTTTGAAAAAGCCTCGTTATGAGATATTTGGAGAAATAGTGAACATTGCCAAACAGTTAGAGGAATCCTGTGCTG CTCAGCGAATTCATGTTAGTTCTTCTTGTAAGTTGATTCTGGATGACTTGGGCAGCTTTCATTTAGAGGAGAGAGGCCTGGTAAAGATTAAG GGACTTGGAGAGACAAAGACATTTTACCTTACAGAGACGCACGGGAACATCAAGCAGAAAATGACTACACCATAG